Genomic segment of Aulosira sp. FACHB-615:
ACCTTAACAATCAAGAATTTGTCAAATTCTGCGATACCTTTAAAATCTCTCCTACCGAACTCAGTAGTATTTATGCTGGAGAGCCGATTGATGATAGTTTATTAGCGCCAATCTCACGAGTATTAGGGATAACTAGAGAGCGTGTACAAGAAGTTAGAGATGGTGTAGAAGCCCAAAAAAGTACATAATTAGCTATTAACATTATTTCCTTTGTTCAATCTGTGAAAACAGACAGTATATTTTATCGCCTGTTTCAAGAATTTCCCGATATCTTCTTTGAACTCATTGGTGCTTCTCCAGAAAATACTGAATACTATCAATTTTCATCAGTTGAGATCAAACAAACAGCCTTCAGAATTGATGGTGTGTTTCTACCTGTACAAAATGAGGAAAAGCATATTTACTTTGTAGAGGTACAGTTTCAAACTGATGATGATTTTTATTCACGACTGTTTGCCGAAATTTGTTTATATTTACGCCAAAATCGACCGCCAAATAACTGGTGTGCAGTGGTTTTATATCCTAGCAGAAGTGTAGATACACAAGATATAAAACATTACCGAGAATTTTTTGAAAGTCAGCGAGTCCGATGTATTTATTTGGATGAATTAGGCGATGCAGCATCACTACCAATTGGTATAGCAACAATCAAGTTAGTAATTGCTGATACCAACGCAGCAATCATCGAGGCTACGGAATTAATTACCAGAACAAAACTTGAGTTAACATATCAACGCCAACAACAGCAATTATTACAATTAATAGAGACGATTCTGATTTACAAGTTGCCGAACATGAGTAGAGAGGAAATACAGAATATGTTTGGATTAAGCGATTTAAAGCAAACGCGATTTTATCAAGAAGCTTTTCAGGAAGGCAAAGAACAAGGTAGACAGGAAGGTAGACAGGAAGGTCAACGCCAAGAAAAGTTGAGAATGGTCTCTCGCCTTTTGAGGTTGGGTTTGACTATGGAACAAGTAGCGGCGGCACTTGATTTAAGTATTGAAGAAGTACAACAAGCTGCACGAAATTAATCAGTAATCAAAGAAAAATGCAGGCTATGTTTGAATTAGGCGATTTAAAGCAAACGCGATTTTATCAAGAAGCTTTTCAGGAAGGCAAAGAACAAGGTAGACAGGAACGTATAGAAGAAGGTAGGCAGGAAGTTAGACAAGAAGGTATAGAAGAAGGTAAACGCCAAGAAAGGTTGAGAATTGTCTCTCGACTTTTGAAATTGGGTTTTACTGTGGAACAAGTAGAGGCGGAACTTGATTTAAGTATTGAAGAAGTACAGCAAGCTGCACAAAATTAATCAGTAATCAAAATTAAGCGATGTCTGGGTTTGATTGTGACTTCTTGGGAAGAATTATTGGTTAATTTTTGTTAATATTGGACACGGTGTTGGTACTTCGTCCTTAACCATCAATTTCCTACCCTGAGAGAAACTCGATGCTGCGACTCGAACATATCAGTAAAATTTATCCCACAGGCGAAGTCCTTAAGGATATCAACTGGGAAGTAAAACCAGGCGATCGCATTGGCTTAGTTGGCGTTAACGGCGCAGGAAAATCTACCCAGTTGAAAATTATCTCTGGGGAAATTGAACCTACCGCCGGCGACATTATTCGTCCTGCTAGTTTACATATTGCTTATCTCAATCAAGAGTTTGAAGTCGATCCCAGACGCACAGTTAGAGAAGAATTTTGGACAGTATTTAAGGAAGCCAACGAAGTACAGTTATCTCTGACGCAAGTGCAACATGATATGCAAACTGCGACACCAGAGGAACTGGATAGACTAATTAACAAGTTGGATCGTTTGCAGCGTCAGTTTGAAGCTTTGGATGGTTACGGTTTAGAAGCACGCATCGGCAAGATTTTACCAGAGATGGGATTTGATCAAGAAGATGGCGATCGCCTCGTCAGTGCTTTTTCTGGTGGCTGGCAAATGCGAATGAGTTTGGGTAAAATCCTGCTGCAAGCACCGGATTTATTACTGTTAGACGAACCGACTAACCATTTAGACTTAGAAACTATCGAGTGGCTAGAAAATTACCTCAAAGGCTTAACAACGCCAATGGTGATAGTTTCCCACGACCGCGAATTTTTAGACCGCCTCTGCACTCAAATTGTCGAAACTGAACGCGGCGTTTCTAGCACTTACTTGGGTAACTATTCTGCTTATTTGCAACAAAAAGCCGAAAATCAAGTAGCGCAGCTGAATGCTTACGAACGCCAACAAAAGGAAATTGAGAAACAACAAGCTTTTGTTGACAGATTCCGCGCTAGTGCTACCCGCAGTACCCAAGCCAAAAGCCGGGAAAAACAACTAGACAAAATTGAGCGCATCGAAGCACCCATTGGTGGAGTCAGAACCTTACATTTTCGCTTTCCTCCTGCACCCCGCAGTGGTCGGGAAGTTGTGAAGATTAAGGATTTAACTCATATTTATGATGATAAAATCTTATTCCTGGGTGCAAATTTGCTGATTGAAAGGGGCGATCGCATCGCTTTTTTAGGCCCCAACGGCGCAGGGAAATCTACCTTATTGCGAATCATTATGGGTACGGAAACACCCAGCGAAGGCATCGTTAGCTTAGGTGATCATAACGTTATTCCGGGTTACTTTGAACAAAATCAAGCCGAAGCTTTGGACTTGAAAAAGACCGTGATGGAAACAATTCACGATGAAGTTCCTGACTGGAAAAACGAAGAAGTTCGCACACTGCTCGGCAAGTTTTTATTCACTGGCGACACTGTATTTAAATCGGTTGAAGCCTTAAGTGGGGGAGAAAAAGCTCGTTTAGCATTGGCAAAAATGCTATTGCGTCCAGCTAATTTACTGATTTTAGATGAGCCTACCAACCATCTCGATATTCCAGCTAAAGAGATGTTGGAAGAAGCACTGCAAAACTATGATGGGACAGCGATTGTAGTTTCCCACGACCGTTATTTTATCTCCCAGGTGGCTAACAAAATTGTGGAAATTCGGGATGGGGAATTCCGGGTTTATTTAGGAGATTACCACTACTACCTCAGAAAAATTGCCGAGGAAAAAGAAGAAGCCAAATTAGCGGCGATCGCGGCGGAAAAAGCTGCGAAAAAATCAGCTAAATCAGCTAAAACTTCTGGCAAGAAAAAGTAAACTATCAAGTTAGTAGTAGTACCTTTACTTAACTACTAACTTATTCATTCATTGGCGATATCACAAAATATATGCAACAGTTGCGAAAAGTAAAAAAAGTCTAAAAAATCTCTCAATAAGTCATAAATTAAGTTACTAAGCACAAATTCACTTGCACCTGTGGTTAGCAGTGGTATCATTCGGGTATTACAAAAAGTAAAGGGCAGTTTTACTATGACCAAAGCACCTGTTGCTCCTGTGGTGCTAGTCATTTTAGACGGATGGGGCTACTGCGAGGAGACGCGAGGAAACGCTATTGTTGCTGCTAAAACGCCAATTATGGACAGCTTGTGGGCGGTGTACCCGCATACCCTCATCCGCACATCCGGAAAAGCCGTAGGCTTGCCAGAGGGTCAAATGGGTAACTCAGAAGTTGGTCATTTGAATATTGGCGCTGGGAGAGTTGTACCACAAGAACTTGTACGCATCTCAGATGCAGTGGAAGACGGTTCAATCCTTAGTAACCCTGCACTGGTTAAAATTTGCCAGGAAGTTCGTTCTCAAAATGGCAAGCTGCACTTAGTGGGTCTTTGCTCTGATGGCGGGGTACACTCACATATTACCCACCTATTCGGACTACTTGACTTAGCAAAGGATCAGCGAATTTCAGAAGTTTGTATCCACGCGATTACTGATGGTCGTGATACCTCACCCAACGAAGGTATAAAAGCGATTCAACAACTGCAAGATTACACTGATCGCGTAGGGATTGGGCGCATTGCTACCCTGAGCGGTCGTTATTATGCGATGGATCGCGATCGCCGTTGGGATCGTGTTCAAAGAGCCTATGATGTCATCACCCAAGACGGTACAGGCGATGGACGAACAGCCGTACAAGTTTTGGAAGCATCTTACGCCGAAGGGGTGACAGATGAATTTATTAACCCAGTCCGTATTGCTCCCGGTGCAATTGCTCCCGGAGATGGGGTAATATTTTTCAACTTCCGCCCTGACCGTGCGAGACAGTTGACTCAAGCCTTTGTTAGTCCCGAATTTACAGGCTTTGAGCGACAGAGAATCCAACCATTATCTTTTGTGACATTTACCCAGTACGATCCAGAGTTACCCGTGACAGTGGCCTTTGAGCCGCAGAATTTAACTAATATTCTCGGTGAAGTCATTGCAAATCACGGTCTAAAACAGTTTCGGACTGCGGAAACCGAAAAATACGCCCACGTCACTTACTTCTTCAACGGTGGTTTAGAAGAACCTTTTGCTGGGGAAGACCGGGAACTTGTCAGCAGTCCAATGGTAGCGACTTATGACAAAGCGCCAGTCATGTCAGCCGCCGCCGTTACCGATGTAGCGATCGCCGCCATTCAAAAAGGCATATACTCCTTAGTGGTGATTAACTATGCTAACCCAGACATGGTGGGGCATACTGGTCAAATGCCAGCCACAATTACAGCGATTGAAGAAGTTGACCGTTGTGTAGGTCGTCTTCTGGAAAGCATTATCAAAGCAGGCGGGACAACAATGATTACCGCCGACCACGGTAACGCTGAGTATATGCTAGATGAAGAGGGTAACTCTTGGACGGCGCATACTACCAACCCAGTACCCTTGATTTTGGTGGAAGGCGAAAAAGCGAAAATTCCTGGACATGGTACGAATGTCGAACTACGTAACGATGGCAAGTTAGCCGACATTGCACCTACCATTCTGGATATTTTACAGCTACCACAGCCACCAGAAATGACCGGGCGATCGCTAGTCAATCCAATCGAGTTTGACTTAAAACGCGATCGTACTCCTATGCCAATTGGTCTGTAAAATAGTGCTGAGTTGAAAGTGCTGAGTGCTGAGTAAAGTCAAAATTACTCAACACTCAGACCTCAAAACTAATTATGCTAAGAATCTTAGGAGTTAAGAGTTAAAAGTAATAAAATAGAGTTTTTGAAGCCTTAACTTCCGACATCTGTTTTCAAACCGCCATAAATGAGATTGCGAATATGACAGTTACAAATATCGTACAAATTGTTTGGGCATTAGCCGCCCTGGGAATGATTGTTTTAGTATTGCTGCACAGTCCTAAAGGCGATGGGATTGGTGCTATTGGTGGACAAGCCCAATTATTTAGCAGTACCAAAAGTGCAGAAAATACCCTCAACCGAATTACTTGGGCTTTAACAGTGATTTTTCTCGGCTTAACAGTGGTTTTAAGTGCAGGTTGGCTACCCAAATAAGGATAGGGAAATGGGGAAAATGACCCTAAACCCAACACCGAATATGAGCAAATTACTAACAGCCTTTGTCTTAACTATAAGTACAGGGCTGTTAATTATTTTTGCTCACTTTTCATCTAGCGCCACTTCTTTACCTCCAGCAAAACCCCATCCCTTACCACCTAGTCTAGTTCAGTGGAATGATCAGACAAACAGTGGCGATTACTTTGCTCAAGTTGCAACAACAGAAATAGGTTATTTAGTTTGGTCACATTTTCCAGTTCAAGTTTATATAGAACGACCAATAAATATTAGTAATCAACAAGCGGAAGACTGGGTGAAAAATGTTGTGCAGGCTGTACAGGAATGGAATGTTTACTTACCTTTAAAAGTAGTAGAAAATCCAGAAATTGCTGATATTAAAATTGAGCGAAAAGCACCACCATTACAATTATCACCAGATAAAAAAATTCCACGGGCGCGTTCTGCTTTAACTACATACCATTTGTATACCAAAAATACAGTTTTATTACACCGTTTTACTATTCTCTTGAGTCCTAGTCAGACTGGTAATTATGTTGTTGCAGCCGCACGCCATGAACTTGGTCACGCCTTGGGAATTTGGGGTCATAGCCCATCACAAACTGATGCTTTATATTTTGCCCAAGTCCGCAACCCACCGACTATTTCAGCTAGAGATGTGAATACTTTGAAGCGAGTTTATCAACAGCCAACAAGTTTGGGTTGGGCTTTAAAGGATGAATTTATCAACAGGTAGATTATTCAAGTCAATAGTCAAATAATGAAAAAGCCGTACCAAATTGTACTCGATACAAATATATTAATTACTGGTTTACGGTCTAACCAAGGGGCATCTTATAAGCTGCTCACAATGCTGAATGATAGCCGTTGGCAGTTAAATATTTCTGCTACTTTAGTATTTGAGTACGAAGAAATTCTCAAACGAGAAAAAGAGCAGCTTAGATTGAGCAATGAAGATATTGACACTATTATCGAAGCTATTTGTAGCATTGCCAATAAATGTAGTATTTTTTATCTATGGCGACCAATAGCACAAGATCCTGATGATGATTTTATCATTGATTTAGCTGTTGAATGCCAAGCCGATTTTATCATTACTTACAATCACAAAGACTTACAAAATGCAAAAAAATTTGGTATCAGGATAGTTTCACCCAAAGAATTCTTACAAATAGTAGGAGAAATCCAATGACTAATTTAAATGTACAGTTACCGGAATCTTTGTATAAACAGATTGAAACTTTAGCTGCCAAAGAAAATATTTCTATTGAACAACTTGTAGCTATTGCTTTATCAGCACAGGTTTCCGCCTGGATGACCAAAGACTATTTAGAAGAAAAAGCCAACCGTGGTACTTGGGAGAAATTTCAGCAAGTTTTGAGTAAAGTTCCTGACGTAGAACCAGAAGAATACGATAAATTTTAGAATTAGTAAAATAGCTGTAATGATTTGCTACAGTTGGTTTTAAATTTTGTATATTCACTTTATAAAAGCTTATATAGCGTTTTCTAGTCTGCTGAGTTACAAATTTATCTGTTTTTATCTGCGTTCATCTGCGTCCATCGGCGGTTAATTATTCTTGCTTGTACTTCACTAGAATGAGAAAAGCTTATAAATGAAAGAACTCTGAAGAGAAATTTGCAATTTTAATCAATCAATAACGCACTGAAAAATCTGCTCAACAGTTAGATTTAAATCTAAGAATGTTGGGGATTCTATACGTTCATTTCCTCTAAACTGTTTACCACGATATTCCCCTTCATCACTTAAAGAGTAAATTGTGATTGTTGGCTGTTTGGGGTCGCCTATTAACTCTTTACTACCCAAGGCTGCATAATCTACAATCCAATATTCTGGGATACCCATTTCTTCATAGTCAGCAAACTTTTTATGATAATCATCTCGCCAATTAGTACTGACAACTTCGATTACTAATGGGATGGAATCTGATTGACTGAGGATTGATTGTTTCTCCCACAGTGGTTCATTGAGCAAATTAGAAAAATTAATTAATAAAACATCTGGGTAGTAACCTGATATTTTATTTGTTGGCTTCACTGTAGCGGTTTTAGGTATACCATAATTAAGTTTCAGACGAAGACACTCATACCCCAGAATCATTGTTAAAAATGCTACTATTTGCTCATGTTTCCCTGGTGGTGGTGGCATTTGAACAATCTCTCCATCGTGTAATTCATAACGAATATTTTCTGGTTGTGTAGCCAAAAAATCTAAAAATTCATTAAATGTAAATAATTTTTGGAGAGATTGTGTCATTATTTCTATGTCAGTTTAAATATGAAATGTCCTAAGCTCCCCAACTCAGACGTACAGGGCGCTCGACTAAAACTTCTTTATACAATTCTTCTAGCTGGGTAATGTTTTTATCTAATGTATATCGCTCTAAAACGCGATTTCTCGCTTTTTGTCCTAATAGAGTTGTTAATTCTGGATGATCTTGGCAGAGTGGTAGAAGGGTTTTTAATTGCGATCGCACTGTTTTAGTACTTAAAACTATACCAGCCCCTTTCTCTAAAACTTCTCCGTCCGCGCCGACATCTGTAGCTATACAAGCCCTTCCACAGGCCATTGCTTCTAATAAAGACAAAGACAATCCTTCTACTAAAGATGGCAAAATAAACACATCTGCACCCCGCAAGATTTCGATGCGTCTTTCTTCTTCCGCCACAAAACCTAACCAAATAACGCCGTATTCTGCGCCATAAAATTGCTCTAAAGAAGCTCTTAAAGGGCCATCCCCTACAATTAATAACTTACTGCCATCGCCCATCCCCGACTGTTTCCAAGCCCGGAGAAGAGCTTCAACATTTTTTTCTGGGGCTATTCTTCCTTGGT
This window contains:
- a CDS encoding Rpn family recombination-promoting nuclease/putative transposase, giving the protein MKTDSIFYRLFQEFPDIFFELIGASPENTEYYQFSSVEIKQTAFRIDGVFLPVQNEEKHIYFVEVQFQTDDDFYSRLFAEICLYLRQNRPPNNWCAVVLYPSRSVDTQDIKHYREFFESQRVRCIYLDELGDAASLPIGIATIKLVIADTNAAIIEATELITRTKLELTYQRQQQQLLQLIETILIYKLPNMSREEIQNMFGLSDLKQTRFYQEAFQEGKEQGRQEGRQEGQRQEKLRMVSRLLRLGLTMEQVAAALDLSIEEVQQAARN
- a CDS encoding ABC-F family ATP-binding cassette domain-containing protein; its protein translation is MLRLEHISKIYPTGEVLKDINWEVKPGDRIGLVGVNGAGKSTQLKIISGEIEPTAGDIIRPASLHIAYLNQEFEVDPRRTVREEFWTVFKEANEVQLSLTQVQHDMQTATPEELDRLINKLDRLQRQFEALDGYGLEARIGKILPEMGFDQEDGDRLVSAFSGGWQMRMSLGKILLQAPDLLLLDEPTNHLDLETIEWLENYLKGLTTPMVIVSHDREFLDRLCTQIVETERGVSSTYLGNYSAYLQQKAENQVAQLNAYERQQKEIEKQQAFVDRFRASATRSTQAKSREKQLDKIERIEAPIGGVRTLHFRFPPAPRSGREVVKIKDLTHIYDDKILFLGANLLIERGDRIAFLGPNGAGKSTLLRIIMGTETPSEGIVSLGDHNVIPGYFEQNQAEALDLKKTVMETIHDEVPDWKNEEVRTLLGKFLFTGDTVFKSVEALSGGEKARLALAKMLLRPANLLILDEPTNHLDIPAKEMLEEALQNYDGTAIVVSHDRYFISQVANKIVEIRDGEFRVYLGDYHYYLRKIAEEKEEAKLAAIAAEKAAKKSAKSAKTSGKKK
- the gpmI gene encoding 2,3-bisphosphoglycerate-independent phosphoglycerate mutase — its product is MTKAPVAPVVLVILDGWGYCEETRGNAIVAAKTPIMDSLWAVYPHTLIRTSGKAVGLPEGQMGNSEVGHLNIGAGRVVPQELVRISDAVEDGSILSNPALVKICQEVRSQNGKLHLVGLCSDGGVHSHITHLFGLLDLAKDQRISEVCIHAITDGRDTSPNEGIKAIQQLQDYTDRVGIGRIATLSGRYYAMDRDRRWDRVQRAYDVITQDGTGDGRTAVQVLEASYAEGVTDEFINPVRIAPGAIAPGDGVIFFNFRPDRARQLTQAFVSPEFTGFERQRIQPLSFVTFTQYDPELPVTVAFEPQNLTNILGEVIANHGLKQFRTAETEKYAHVTYFFNGGLEEPFAGEDRELVSSPMVATYDKAPVMSAAAVTDVAIAAIQKGIYSLVVINYANPDMVGHTGQMPATITAIEEVDRCVGRLLESIIKAGGTTMITADHGNAEYMLDEEGNSWTAHTTNPVPLILVEGEKAKIPGHGTNVELRNDGKLADIAPTILDILQLPQPPEMTGRSLVNPIEFDLKRDRTPMPIGL
- the secG gene encoding preprotein translocase subunit SecG translates to MTVTNIVQIVWALAALGMIVLVLLHSPKGDGIGAIGGQAQLFSSTKSAENTLNRITWALTVIFLGLTVVLSAGWLPK
- a CDS encoding peptidase, which produces MGKMTLNPTPNMSKLLTAFVLTISTGLLIIFAHFSSSATSLPPAKPHPLPPSLVQWNDQTNSGDYFAQVATTEIGYLVWSHFPVQVYIERPINISNQQAEDWVKNVVQAVQEWNVYLPLKVVENPEIADIKIERKAPPLQLSPDKKIPRARSALTTYHLYTKNTVLLHRFTILLSPSQTGNYVVAAARHELGHALGIWGHSPSQTDALYFAQVRNPPTISARDVNTLKRVYQQPTSLGWALKDEFINR
- a CDS encoding putative toxin-antitoxin system toxin component, PIN family; the encoded protein is MKKPYQIVLDTNILITGLRSNQGASYKLLTMLNDSRWQLNISATLVFEYEEILKREKEQLRLSNEDIDTIIEAICSIANKCSIFYLWRPIAQDPDDDFIIDLAVECQADFIITYNHKDLQNAKKFGIRIVSPKEFLQIVGEIQ
- a CDS encoding ribbon-helix-helix protein, CopG family, with product MTNLNVQLPESLYKQIETLAAKENISIEQLVAIALSAQVSAWMTKDYLEEKANRGTWEKFQQVLSKVPDVEPEEYDKF
- a CDS encoding Uma2 family endonuclease, with the protein product MTQSLQKLFTFNEFLDFLATQPENIRYELHDGEIVQMPPPPGKHEQIVAFLTMILGYECLRLKLNYGIPKTATVKPTNKISGYYPDVLLINFSNLLNEPLWEKQSILSQSDSIPLVIEVVSTNWRDDYHKKFADYEEMGIPEYWIVDYAALGSKELIGDPKQPTITIYSLSDEGEYRGKQFRGNERIESPTFLDLNLTVEQIFQCVID